One Alkalidesulfovibrio alkalitolerans DSM 16529 genomic region harbors:
- a CDS encoding Crp/Fnr family transcriptional regulator yields the protein MTPDIIRSISFFNGLPDGQAQSLARIANTKKAERGAEIIREGDEAAGLYGIVEGKVKVFKLSPLGKEQILHILGPGELFAEVPVFAGGAYPASAMAMEDSRLVFIPRRAFRDLVAGDPDLALNMLAILSIRLKGFARTIEALSLKEVPERLAAHLLLLHADQGRARLRLDLPKGQLASLLGTIPETLSRVLKKMTEAGYIDVEGNEISIHDEDRLQALAEGRERL from the coding sequence ATGACACCGGACATCATCCGCTCCATATCCTTTTTCAACGGCCTGCCCGATGGCCAGGCCCAGTCCCTTGCCCGCATCGCCAATACCAAAAAAGCCGAGCGCGGCGCGGAGATCATCCGCGAGGGCGACGAGGCCGCCGGGCTTTACGGCATCGTCGAGGGCAAGGTGAAGGTCTTCAAACTCTCGCCCCTGGGCAAGGAGCAGATACTGCACATTCTCGGACCCGGAGAACTTTTCGCCGAGGTGCCGGTCTTCGCGGGCGGTGCGTACCCAGCCAGCGCCATGGCCATGGAGGACTCGCGCCTGGTTTTCATCCCGCGCAGGGCCTTTCGCGACCTGGTGGCGGGCGATCCGGATCTGGCGCTGAACATGCTGGCCATCCTTTCCATCCGCCTCAAGGGTTTCGCACGTACCATCGAGGCGCTGTCGCTGAAGGAAGTGCCCGAACGACTAGCCGCGCATCTTCTGCTCCTGCACGCGGACCAGGGCCGTGCGCGACTTCGCCTGGACCTGCCCAAAGGACAGTTGGCGAGCCTTCTGGGCACCATCCCCGAGACGCTCTCGCGTGTGCTCAAGAAGATGACCGAGGCGGGCTACATCGACGTGGAGGGCAACGAGATATCGATCCACGACGAGGACAGATTGCAGGCCCTGGCCGAAGGGCGGGAGCGGCTGTAG
- the hcp gene encoding hydroxylamine reductase translates to MFCYQCEQTAAGTGCTKVGVCGKQPDVAALQDLLVYFQKGLAQVALAAREKGVYDASLGHFMARAIFSTLTNVDFDGARLIELIRETVSRRDALAAKVKAAGGSVPRGPATLAPAADQAGMIAQGEEHGIEKDPELNADIKSLKQTLIYGLKGVSAYADHAAILGQEDDEVYKFLQEALAATERLDLPLDKWVGMVLECGRINLRAMELLDAGNTGTYGHPVPTSVPLGAKAGKAIVISGHDLKDLQMLLEQTVGKGINIYTHGEMIPTHGYPELKKHPHFFGHFGTAWQNQQKEFGEFPGAILMTTNCLQRPRNEYMDNIFTTGLVAWPGAQHIAEKADGSKDFSPVIEKALAMPGYPADTDKGSVLVGFGRNTVMSVADKVIEAVKGGAIKHFFLVGGCDGAKPGRNYYTEFVEKAPKDTVILTLACGKFRFFDKQLGDIGGIPRLLDVGQCNDAYSAIQIAVALSKAFDCGVNDLPLSLILSWYEQKAVAILLTLLYLGIKNIRIGPSLPAFLTPNVLNVLVQNYNIMPITTPDQDLKAILG, encoded by the coding sequence ATGTTTTGCTACCAGTGTGAACAGACCGCGGCGGGAACCGGATGCACCAAGGTTGGCGTGTGCGGCAAGCAACCCGACGTCGCCGCTCTTCAGGATCTTCTCGTCTACTTCCAGAAAGGCCTGGCCCAGGTGGCCCTAGCCGCCCGCGAAAAGGGCGTTTACGACGCCTCGCTCGGCCACTTCATGGCCAGGGCCATCTTCTCCACCCTGACCAACGTCGATTTCGACGGCGCGCGCCTGATCGAACTGATCCGCGAGACGGTCTCGCGGCGCGACGCCCTGGCCGCCAAGGTCAAGGCTGCGGGCGGAAGCGTTCCCCGGGGACCGGCCACCCTCGCTCCGGCCGCCGACCAAGCGGGCATGATCGCCCAGGGCGAGGAGCACGGTATCGAGAAAGACCCCGAGCTGAACGCGGACATCAAGTCCCTTAAGCAGACCCTGATCTACGGCCTGAAAGGCGTGAGCGCCTATGCCGACCACGCCGCCATCCTCGGCCAGGAGGACGACGAGGTCTACAAGTTCCTGCAAGAGGCCCTGGCCGCCACCGAGCGCCTGGATCTGCCCCTGGACAAATGGGTCGGAATGGTCCTCGAATGCGGCCGCATCAATCTGCGCGCCATGGAACTGCTCGACGCCGGCAACACCGGCACCTACGGCCATCCCGTGCCCACCTCCGTGCCTCTTGGGGCCAAGGCGGGCAAGGCCATCGTGATCTCGGGCCACGACCTGAAGGATTTGCAGATGCTCCTGGAGCAGACTGTGGGAAAGGGCATCAACATCTACACCCACGGTGAGATGATCCCCACCCACGGCTACCCCGAACTGAAGAAGCACCCCCATTTCTTCGGCCATTTCGGCACGGCCTGGCAGAACCAGCAGAAGGAATTCGGAGAGTTCCCCGGCGCGATCCTGATGACCACCAACTGTCTGCAGCGTCCGCGCAATGAGTACATGGACAACATCTTCACCACCGGCCTGGTGGCCTGGCCGGGCGCGCAGCACATCGCCGAGAAGGCCGACGGCAGCAAGGACTTCTCGCCCGTCATCGAGAAGGCCCTGGCCATGCCCGGCTATCCGGCCGACACGGACAAGGGCTCGGTTTTGGTCGGCTTCGGCCGCAACACGGTCATGTCCGTGGCCGACAAGGTCATCGAAGCGGTCAAGGGGGGCGCGATCAAGCACTTCTTCCTCGTGGGCGGCTGCGACGGCGCCAAGCCGGGCCGAAACTACTACACCGAGTTCGTCGAGAAGGCCCCCAAAGACACCGTGATCCTGACCCTGGCTTGCGGCAAGTTCCGTTTCTTCGACAAGCAGCTCGGCGACATCGGCGGCATTCCGCGCCTGCTCGACGTGGGCCAGTGCAACGACGCCTACTCTGCCATCCAGATTGCCGTGGCCCTGTCCAAGGCTTTTGATTGCGGGGTCAACGACCTGCCTCTGTCGCTCATCCTCTCCTGGTATGAGCAAAAGGCTGTGGCCATCCTGCTGACGCTTCTGTACCTCGGCATCAAGAACATCCGCATCGGACCTTCGCTGCCGGCGTTCCTGACGCCCAACGTGCTGAACGTCCTGGTGCAGAACTACAACATCATGCCGATCACCACTCCCGACCAAGATCTGAAGGCCATCCTCGGCTAA
- a CDS encoding YkgJ family cysteine cluster protein has protein sequence MTERDATQAFLDTLPEVRPGERFRFACHPDVACFNACCGDLTLMLTPYDVLRLRRGLSQSSRDFIAAHAEIGTAPDTGFPVLRLRMLDAPGRPCPFVRQNGCSVYENRPGACRTYPIGRASRLTGDGGIAEQFFLVREPHCKGFAEDKEWDTPAWLSDQGLIAYNERNDRYVRLLARQKKTGDAIDARKATMVLMALFQVDNFQRFAADMKLFARLECDAPRQETVFADEEAALDFAMDWVELVLFGDCPTLRKRD, from the coding sequence ATGACCGAGCGCGACGCCACGCAGGCCTTTCTCGACACACTCCCGGAGGTGCGCCCGGGCGAGCGTTTCCGCTTCGCCTGCCATCCGGACGTGGCCTGTTTCAACGCCTGCTGCGGCGACCTGACCCTGATGCTCACGCCCTACGACGTGCTCAGGCTCAGGCGCGGCCTGTCGCAAAGCAGCCGCGACTTCATCGCCGCCCACGCCGAGATCGGCACCGCGCCGGACACCGGCTTTCCGGTGCTGCGCCTGCGCATGCTCGACGCCCCCGGCCGCCCCTGCCCGTTCGTGCGCCAAAACGGCTGCTCGGTCTACGAGAACCGACCCGGCGCCTGCCGCACCTATCCCATCGGCCGCGCCTCCCGCCTGACCGGAGACGGCGGTATAGCGGAGCAGTTCTTTCTGGTGCGCGAGCCGCATTGCAAGGGTTTTGCCGAGGACAAGGAATGGGACACCCCGGCCTGGCTCTCCGACCAGGGGCTTATCGCCTATAACGAGCGCAACGACCGCTACGTGCGGTTGCTCGCCAGGCAGAAAAAAACCGGCGACGCCATCGACGCGCGGAAGGCCACCATGGTTCTGATGGCGCTTTTCCAGGTGGACAATTTCCAGCGCTTCGCAGCCGACATGAAGTTGTTTGCGAGACTCGAATGCGATGCCCCCCGTCAGGAAACGGTCTTCGCCGACGAAGAGGCCGCGCTCGATTTCGCCATGGACTGGGTGGAACTGGTCCTGTTCGGCGACTGTCCGACACTTCGCAAACGGGACTGA